In a single window of the Rhizobium tropici CIAT 899 genome:
- a CDS encoding Orn/Lys/Arg decarboxylase N-terminal domain-containing protein, translating to MDYFRRFNFLFATPTFDNEDLEGARYIQIVEEIERSGFEVVRARNLEDAEIAVQTDAAIGCMLVDWGKKGLEGKTASLINLMRRRGLEFPIILLIRRKRFEDVPVEVLDFIDGYVFLSEETPAFIAKSLISRLKQYAETLKTPFFGALVDYAEEGNHLWTCPGHNGGIFYSRSPIGRVFMEHLGEAVFRDDLDNSVLDLGDLLTHEGPALAAQKEAAKIFGAEKTYFVLNGTSTSNKVALSALVTDGDLVLFDRNNHKAAHHGALMISGGIPLYLPTARNLYGLIGPMDFATMDEDALRERIRTHPLVKDPEAYKKPRPFRVAVVEQCTYDGTIHNAEMILKRIGHLCDYILFDEAWAGFMKFHPLYAGRFAMGLSDLGPDAPGIIATQSTHKQLASFSQASQIHMKDRHITGQKRRVEHRRFNESFMQHASTSPFYPLFASLDVGAQMMKGRSGEVLWDDTIRLGIELRKKIRAVRREFEEKEHRPERRWFFEPFVPDRVAIPDVSSPGAVHDVPWESVATDQLATNPSFWHLTPDEAWHGFSGMEPGFAMTDPNKLTLLTPGFDRATGKYTEHGIPAPVVAQYLRENRIVAEKNDLNSLLFLLTPGVEASKAGTLISGLVAFKKLHDDNALLEEAIPEFYRRRPGRYAGVRLRDLCAEMHNFFRQADVSALQTKQFSAEHLPPIAMSPHDAARCLVRNDVDYLPIDAIAGRIATTPFVVYPPGIATIVPGERLTEQAKPMIDYLKMFETCFNTFPGFEVEIQGLYREVDAAGKIRLYTYVVAE from the coding sequence ATGGATTATTTCAGACGTTTCAACTTTCTGTTCGCGACGCCAACCTTTGACAATGAGGATCTGGAGGGTGCCCGCTACATTCAGATCGTCGAGGAGATCGAACGCTCCGGTTTCGAGGTGGTGCGCGCGCGCAATCTCGAAGACGCCGAGATCGCCGTGCAGACGGACGCTGCCATCGGCTGCATGCTGGTCGACTGGGGCAAGAAGGGCTTGGAAGGCAAGACTGCTTCCCTCATCAACCTCATGCGCCGGCGGGGCCTCGAATTCCCCATTATCCTACTGATCCGCCGCAAGCGCTTCGAGGATGTGCCGGTCGAAGTCCTCGATTTCATCGACGGCTATGTCTTCCTGTCCGAGGAAACGCCCGCTTTCATCGCAAAGAGCCTCATCAGCCGGCTCAAGCAATATGCCGAGACGCTGAAGACGCCTTTCTTCGGTGCGCTTGTCGATTATGCCGAGGAGGGCAACCACCTCTGGACCTGCCCCGGGCACAATGGCGGCATCTTCTATAGCCGCAGTCCTATCGGCCGTGTCTTCATGGAGCATCTCGGCGAAGCGGTGTTTCGCGACGACCTCGACAATTCCGTGCTCGATCTCGGCGATCTTCTGACCCATGAAGGGCCGGCGCTTGCCGCGCAGAAGGAAGCAGCCAAGATCTTTGGCGCCGAGAAGACCTATTTCGTCCTCAACGGCACGTCCACGTCAAACAAGGTCGCTCTGTCGGCCCTCGTCACCGATGGCGATCTGGTGCTGTTCGACCGCAACAACCACAAGGCCGCCCATCACGGTGCGCTGATGATCTCGGGCGGCATTCCGCTCTATCTGCCGACCGCACGCAATCTTTATGGCCTGATCGGTCCGATGGACTTTGCAACGATGGACGAGGACGCGCTGCGCGAGCGCATCCGCACCCATCCGCTGGTGAAAGATCCGGAGGCCTACAAGAAGCCGCGCCCGTTCCGCGTCGCGGTCGTGGAGCAATGCACCTATGACGGCACCATCCACAATGCCGAGATGATCCTCAAGCGCATCGGCCATCTGTGCGACTACATCCTCTTCGATGAGGCCTGGGCGGGCTTCATGAAGTTTCATCCGCTTTATGCCGGGCGCTTTGCCATGGGTCTTTCCGACCTCGGCCCGGATGCGCCTGGCATCATCGCCACCCAATCCACCCATAAGCAGCTCGCAAGCTTCTCGCAGGCCTCGCAGATCCACATGAAGGATAGGCACATCACCGGCCAGAAGCGCCGCGTGGAGCACCGGCGCTTCAACGAAAGCTTCATGCAGCACGCTTCGACCTCGCCCTTCTATCCGCTGTTTGCCTCGCTCGACGTCGGCGCGCAGATGATGAAGGGCCGCTCGGGCGAAGTGCTTTGGGACGACACGATCCGTCTCGGCATCGAGCTGCGCAAGAAAATCCGTGCCGTGCGCCGCGAATTCGAGGAGAAGGAGCATCGCCCGGAACGACGCTGGTTCTTCGAGCCTTTCGTGCCGGATCGGGTGGCGATTCCGGATGTGTCGAGCCCAGGCGCCGTGCATGACGTGCCGTGGGAAAGCGTGGCGACCGACCAGCTCGCCACCAATCCCTCCTTCTGGCACCTGACGCCCGATGAGGCATGGCACGGCTTTTCCGGCATGGAACCGGGCTTTGCCATGACCGACCCGAACAAGCTTACCCTGCTCACTCCGGGCTTCGACCGAGCCACCGGTAAATACACCGAGCATGGGATTCCGGCGCCGGTGGTCGCGCAATATCTGCGCGAAAACCGTATCGTCGCCGAAAAGAACGACCTGAATTCGCTGCTCTTCCTCCTCACCCCCGGTGTCGAAGCCAGTAAGGCCGGTACGTTGATCAGCGGCCTTGTCGCCTTCAAAAAGCTTCATGACGACAATGCGCTGCTGGAAGAGGCAATCCCGGAATTCTATCGCCGCCGTCCAGGCCGCTATGCAGGCGTGCGCCTGCGCGATCTCTGCGCTGAAATGCACAATTTCTTCCGCCAGGCCGATGTGAGCGCCCTGCAGACGAAGCAGTTTTCCGCCGAACACCTGCCGCCGATCGCCATGTCGCCGCACGATGCCGCACGTTGCCTTGTTCGCAACGATGTCGACTATCTGCCGATCGACGCCATTGCCGGCCGCATCGCAACGACACCCTTCGTCGTCTATCCTCCGGGTATCGCGACCATCGTGCCGGGCGAGCGCCTGACGGAACAGGCAAAGCCCATGATCGACTATCTCAAGATGTTCGAAACCTGCTTCAACACCTTCCCCGGTTTCGAGGTGGAGATACAAGGCCTCTATCGCGAGGTTGATGCAGCCGGCAAAATCCGGCTCTATACCTACGTCGTCGCGGAATAG
- a CDS encoding GNAT family N-acetyltransferase, whose translation MKQDKAIIVRPSRESDVDAMLAIYRRHIHRGVEAGVDDSDTPQPDDLRERRKNLKDKRFPHVVAIEGEKVVGYAYVVLFRKRPAYRYTVKHSIYVHHDHIGQGVGSLLMRGLIDACAAAGFRQMIGYIDADNVASLALHERFSFVRVGLLPAVAYRYGRWADTVMVQRSLGPGSTTQPPPPPLSTR comes from the coding sequence ATGAAGCAGGATAAAGCAATCATCGTTCGCCCGTCCCGGGAGAGCGACGTCGATGCCATGCTGGCAATCTATCGCCGCCATATTCACCGTGGCGTCGAAGCTGGGGTTGATGATAGCGACACGCCGCAGCCGGACGATCTGCGCGAACGGCGCAAGAATTTGAAGGACAAACGCTTCCCGCATGTCGTTGCGATCGAGGGTGAGAAGGTCGTCGGCTATGCCTATGTGGTATTGTTTCGTAAGCGCCCGGCCTATCGCTACACCGTCAAGCATTCGATCTATGTGCATCACGACCATATCGGCCAGGGTGTCGGGAGCCTGCTGATGCGCGGGCTGATCGACGCCTGCGCGGCCGCCGGTTTCCGGCAGATGATCGGCTATATCGATGCCGACAACGTCGCTTCGCTTGCCCTGCACGAACGCTTCAGCTTCGTTCGCGTCGGCCTGCTGCCGGCTGTTGCCTACCGTTACGGTCGCTGGGCCGATACCGTGATGGTCCAGCGCTCGCTCGGTCCCGGCTCCACCACGCAGCCGCCTCCGCCGCCACTCTCCACCCGCTGA